A genomic window from Glycine soja cultivar W05 chromosome 10, ASM419377v2, whole genome shotgun sequence includes:
- the LOC114372509 gene encoding protein DEHYDRATION-INDUCED 19 homolog 3-like — protein sequence MDGDSSWSARLSSASRRYQSALQSRSDMFMGFDENDGDDDIREEFLCPFCSEYFDIVGLCCHIDEEHPMEAKNGVCPVCALRVGVDMVAHITLQHGSIFKMQRKRKSRKGGSYSTLSLLRKELREGNLQSLFGGSSCIVSSSNADPLLSSFILPLANEHASSQPHLHTETRSSKKCLDETVSTRNVETSTLSVKDKEEKEKRCEFVQGLLLSTILDDNL from the exons ATGGACGGTGATTCCTCTTGGAGTGCTCGACTCTCTTCCGCTTCCAGGCGCTACCAATCCGCTCTTCAATCTCGATCAG ACATGTTCATGGGTTTTGATGAAAATGATGGGGACGATGATATAAGAGAGGAGTTTCTCTGCCCATTTTGTTCTGAGTATTTTGATATCGTTGGATTATGCTGCCACATTGATGAAGAGCATCCAATGGAGGCAAAAAATGGG GTATGTCCAGTTTGTGCATTGAGGGTGGGGGTTGATATGGTAGCACATATAACCCTACAACATGGGAGTATATTTAAG ATGCAGCGCAAAAGGAAATCACGGAAAGGTGGATCGTATTCAACACTATCTTTATTGAGGAAGGAACTACGAGAAGGAAATTTGCAATCCCTTTTTGGCGGATCTTCATGTATAGTGTCCTCATCTAATGCAGATCCACTGTTGTCATCATTTATATTGCCTTTAGCTAATGAACATGCCAGTTCTCAGCCTCACTTACACACTGAGACAAGATCATCTAAAAAATGCTTAGATGAGACTGTGTCAACAAG AAATGTGGAGACATCAACCTTGTCAGTTAAGGATaaggaggagaaggaaaaaagatgCGAGTTTGTTCAAGGGCTGTTGCTGTCCACCATACTTGATGACAATTTATAA
- the LOC114370406 gene encoding remodeling and spacing factor 1-like yields MVRGGRFSGKRNFRKRVRSKEGGSDDSDEDYVVSDEGREASDYYCSSLDGCASEEGFDSFMEEEEEQFRRVRSINRSKSKKGIAGRRKNGSKSSHRRGRITYAEEEDVEEEEEEEEEFEDEEEEDEDEEEYKEEEEEEESQEARNFKRSKAKNGVCGKKKRAGKISPKRGRKIRAEQLEEEEEEEEEEKQVEEEEEEKVERSGAEEEEPEGDRDGEDEDFEYDDEDDEFLPEEEEYSDEEEMGGRNKKNEGVKMEKKVLQKKRASVVSTRGRKRRSSRASKKPLGNKRRKNGRLRKKEKCEDEDNFMDNGTTIGTTTGRKRGQKRRRVLLSDSDYASSGSSDFEFTISEEEREQVREAKRLCGNLRNNLRSSSHPINKEAGVHEDQHRQRKPPARKGKEKIEEPQGRKGKEKVEDLKSEKGKQTCGICLSEEDKRRVRGVLNCCTHFFCFACIMEWAKVESRCPLCKQRFKTISKPARSTTGIDLREVVIQVPERDQVYQPSEEELRSYIDPYEYVMCSECHQGGDDGLMLLCDICDSPAHTYCVGLGREVPEGNWYCDGCRPVALGSSSSQVQEGVADPRVSVQSHPIRPPPALHVRESIDLNLISSPRAAFNQGFGHLPSSRFSGRSVEGASPVSGGAPTLSERRWIHRQIQQLLSIDRMASSPGRTNGVSATSSTSNLYSSQIDQSRGTATLHARTQDVGTSYHTFFDERLCNNSSPLMQNGALWPGLMGTTPVPDCELAHQFSRSNIVPDSGLSPAIREESNFHIAKEQLQSMVKSHLKNLSQNIDLGHNTIKDIARSSMHTILAACDLEHLKSEVCTVPPPSACPHMELIASGQTSLIKGCCSSCFDSFVGDVVKRVLDTRVSSQWLRLGL; encoded by the exons ATGGTTAGGGGAGGAAGGTTTAGCGGCAAACGCAATTTCAGGAAAAGGGTTCGGTCAAAGGAGGGAGGTTCTGATGATTCGGATGAGGACTATGTGGTTTCAGATGAAGGTAGAGAGGCATCTGACTATTACTGCTCCTCCTTAGATGGATGCGCATCAGAGGAGGGTTTTGATAGTTTtatggaagaagaggaggagCAATTTCGAAGAGTGAGGAGTATCAATAGATCCAAGTCAAAAAAGGGCATTGCTGGTCGGCGGAAAAATGGCAGTAAAAGCTCACACAGGAGGGGAAGGATTACatatgcagaagaagaagacgtagaagaggaggaggaggaggaggaagagtttgaagacgaagaggaagaggacgaggaCGAGGAAGAATacaaagaggaggaggaggaggaggaaagtCAAGAAGCGAGGAATTTCAAAAGGTCAAAGGCCAAAAATGGTGTTTGTGGTAAGAAAAAACGTGCAGGTAAAATCTCCCCAAAGAGGGGAAGGAAAATACGTGCAGAACAAttggaagaagaggaggaggaggaagaagaggagAAACAGgtggaggaagaggaggaggagaaggtgGAGAGAAGTggagctgaggaagaagaaccGGAGGGAGATAGAGATGGAGAGGATGAAGATTTTGAATATGATGATGAGGATGATGAATTTTTGCCAGAGGAAGAAGAATATTCAGATGAGGAAGAAATGGGGGGGAGAAACAAGAAAAACGAGGGCgtgaaaatggagaagaaggTTTTGCAGAAGAAAAGGGCCTCTGTGGTTTCTACCAGGGGTCGGAAAAGGCGGAGTTCTAGAGCATCAAAGAAACCCTtgggaaacaaaagaagaaagaatgggaggttaaggaagaaagaaaagtgtGAAGATGAGGATAATTTTATGGATAATGGCACAACCATCGGGACAACGACTGGGAGAAAGCGGGGCCAGAAGAGAAGAAGGGTGCTTCTTTCAGATTCAGATTATGCATCTTCTGGATCATCTGATTTTGAGTTTACCATATCTGAAGAAGAGAGAGAACAGGTGAGAGAAGCCAAGAGATTGTGTGGAAATTTGAGAAATAACTTGAGGAGTTCATCCCATCCAATAAATAAAGAGGCTGGTGTCCATGAGGATCAACATCGACAGCGCAAGCCTCCAGCTCGGAAGGGTAAGGAAAAGATAGAAGAACCTCAGGGAAGAAAGGGTAAGGAAAAGGTGGAGGATTTAAAAAGTGAGAAGGGAAAGCAAACATGTGGAATTTGTCTATCtgaagaagataaaagaagagtaAGGGGAGTACTAAATTGTTGCACTCACTTCTTTTGTTTTGCTTGCATTATGGAGTGGGCAAAGGTGGAATCTCGCTGCCCTTTGTGTAAACAGAGATTCAAAACAATCAGCAAGCCTGCACGGTCAACGACAGGGATTGATTTAAGAGAAGTGGTGATACAAGTTCCAGAACGTGACCAG GTTTATCAGCCCTCTGAAGAAGAACTAAGGAGCTATATTGATCCATATGAATATGTTATGTGTTCAGAGTGTCATCAAGGTGGAGATGATGGCCTCATGCTACTCTGTGATATCTGTGATTCCCCTGCACACACATATTGTGTTGGTTTGGGGCGGGAAGTTCCTGAAGGTAATTGGTATTGTGATGGATGTAGACCAGTTGCTTTGGGATCTTCAAGCTCCCAAGTTCAAGAAGGTGTGGCTGATCCAAGGGTATCGGTCCAGAGCCATCCTATTAGACCACCCCCTGCTCTACATGTACGAGAAAGTATAGACCTCAACTTGATTTCATCACCCCGTGCGGCTTTTAATCAAGGTTTTGGGCATCTTCCTTCTTCAAGATTTAGTGGCAGAAGTGTTGAAGGAGCTTCTCCCGTATCTGGAGGGGCaccaactttatcagagagacgCTGGATACACCGTCAGATTCAACAACTACTTTCAATAGATAGGATGGCTTCTTCACCTGGCAGAACCAATGGTGTTTCAGCTACCAGTTCAACTAGTAACTTATATAGCTCTCAAATTGATCAAAGTAGGGGAACTGCCACCCTGCATGCAAGGACACAGGATGTGGGAACATCATACCACACATTTTTTGACGAGAGATTATGCAACAATTCCTCTCCATTAATGCAGAATGGGGCATTATGGCCTGGACTTATGGGGACAACCCCAGTACCAGATTGTGAACTAGCTCATCAGTTCAGTAGATCAAACATTGTTCCTGATAGTGGCTTATCCCCTGCTATCAGAGAAGAAAGTAACTTTCACATTGCAAAGGAGCAATTGCAGTCAATGGTTAAAAGCCACTTGAAGAACTTGTCTCAAAATATTGATTTAG GCCACAATACTATCAAGGATATCGCAAGGAGTTCTATGCACACCATACTAGCAGCTTGTGATCTTGAGCACCTGAAGAGTGAAGTTTGCACTGTGCCTCCTCCATCTGCCTGTCCGCATATGGAGCTAATAGCTAGTGGGCAAACGAGTCTGATTAAAGGTTGCTGCTCATCTTGCTTTGATTCTTTTGTAGGAGATGTGGTGAAGAGGGTTTTGGACACAAGAGTTTCGTCACAGTGGTTACGATTAGGTCTTTAG
- the LOC114371748 gene encoding MATH and LRR domain-containing protein PFE0570w-like: MYNLKLKSKQNRKTIVIPFDEIESDSEWITKEGYNDEDEQPQGEGDDGNVELVGDVGGSSNDLVVDTFDLDNLILVEPNDDAQFEEDLDDDGDGDESDDIHGDDPIIGLYMVTEDQGDYTDMTLKDEEEYHELLRDLESSFEKED; encoded by the exons ATGTATAACTTGAAGttgaaaagtaaacaaaatagaaaaactatTGTTATTCCATTTGATGAGATTGAGTCTGACAGTGAATGGATAACTAAAGAGGGATATAATGATGAGGATGAGCAACCTCAAGGTGAAGGTGATGATGGCAATGTTGAATTAGTGGGAGATGTTGGAGGAAGTTCAAATGATCTAGTTGTAGATACTTTCGATctagataatttaattttggtgGAACCTAATGATGATGCACAATTTGAGGAAGACCTTGATGATGATGGAGATGGTGATGAAAGTGATGATATTCATGGAGATGATCCTATTATAGGATTGTACATG GTCACTGAGGACCAGGGAGATTACACAGACATGACACTTAAGGACGAGGAAGAATATCACGAGTTGCTACGAGACTTGGAGTCGTCATTCGAGAAGGAGGATTGA